One window of Scylla paramamosain isolate STU-SP2022 unplaced genomic scaffold, ASM3559412v1 Contig176, whole genome shotgun sequence genomic DNA carries:
- the LOC135099671 gene encoding uncharacterized protein LOC135099671 — translation MEKERRKIRRKEMPQKEKIEIKNVTRQNSELHALITEYKVTPSEEKDKDGMSSCENSEAKCTDTKGKLLGQVATLTSEVSRLESECSSLQVQLDCERDKYNKLLGESLAHEKLSEDVITEPKGETTGLGGTEL, via the exons atggagaaggaaaggagaaagataagaaggaaggaaatgccgcagaaggagaag atagaaatcaaaaacgtcacaagacagaatagtgagctgcatgcacttatcacagagtataaagtcactccctcagaggaaaaagacaaggatggcatgtcttcatgtgagaactcagaagctaaat gtacagataccaaggggaaattgctgggtcaagtggctacactgacatctgaggttagcaggttggagagtgagtgcagcagtcttcaggttcagctagactgtgagagggataagtataacaaactgctgggagaatctcttgctcatgaaaagttgtctgaagatgtcataactgaaccaaaag